The genomic stretch CTGCACCGGTCCGAGCACGGCGAAACAGAACGACAGCTTGTCACCGATGGCCGGAGACACGTGACCAATCCCCCCACGTGCGCTAGGAATCGTGTCAGTCATGCGCGCCCTGGTGAGCGCTCCTTCGCCGGCATACGGAGGCCACTTCGCGGCTGCCCATCCGCAGCTAGCACTTAATCACCTAAAGTAACCAATTTAGCGGTTCCATTGATAGCACGATCGGTCGTCCTAGCACGACTGTACAGGGACGAAGCCAGCGGCACACAAGTGCACAACGCCCCTTACCGCATCAAAGGGCAACAGTCACGACCGGCAGTTTGATCGTGACTGCTGGCGATTCTCGGTGACAAGAACACAGATAGTAAGCAATCACCAGCGGCTCAGCGGTCAGGCGTACAGCATCGTCCACTGCTCGACCACCCGGAAACCGAGCGACTCGTACAACCGGAACGCCTCCTCCGACGGCTGCAGGTAGGCGGTCCGCGCCCCGCAGGCAGCCCCGTCGGCCACGACCCGCTCGGTCAAGGCCCGGCCGTACCCACGGCGACGATGCGACGACACCGTGGTGATGTTGAAAACACCCACGTGATCTCCGGTGTGGATGCCCAGCCCGATCGCGACCGGGACACCGTCCGCCTCGGCGAGGTAGCAGGTCGCCCACGGCGCCTCGAAGATGGCCTTGGGCATGACCATCGCGCTGATGGACTCGGCGAAGCCGAAGCCGGCCGAGAGAATCTCGAGATAGGCCGTCCGGTCGGCCCGGCCCGCCGGGCGGATCACGACGTCCGTCC from Paractinoplanes brasiliensis encodes the following:
- a CDS encoding GNAT family N-acetyltransferase translates to MALSVELEADAAAEAYIRSGTLLTSLNPMSQVEKGAHGSYLLVSNVPLPTFNGVLTLERVQDEPEIRRLAASVAGRGVPWSIGVRGEATAGVRAVAAQYGLTASVSQPMMIRPLGDFRPAPSGGTDVVIRPAGRADRTAYLEILSAGFGFAESISAMVMPKAIFEAPWATCYLAEADGVPVAIGLGIHTGDHVGVFNITTVSSHRRRGYGRALTERVVADGAACGARTAYLQPSEEAFRLYESLGFRVVEQWTMLYA